The Falco cherrug isolate bFalChe1 chromosome 18, bFalChe1.pri, whole genome shotgun sequence sequence TTCTccaattttcagttcttttaaaaagggaagGCTCATTGCCTCCCCAAACCTTGTGTTTTCACCCTGTAGACTCTTTGGAGCCGCAGGTCGACTTGACCTTTCAAATTCACAGAGCAGATACACTAAGCTCCGTAAAGGTTCCTCCGCACAGAGATGATCTAGGCGATACCCAAAGCACGGAAGGACTCGACTGCTATGGAAGAGTGTTACTGACTCGTGGCAATTTTCACACCAATTGGCTCCAGTGGAAAGTTCCAGCAACAGGTGATTGGAGAGCTAGATCCCTGCTCTGGAGCTCAGAGCATGGCTAACAAACACCAGTGATTCTGGAGAAGTAGGTCTATGCTTCCCTCAAGGCATAAACCAATTTATGTAATATGTTTAATCCCTACTGGAATTCCTATAATTGCCACATCAGGAGCGTGGTAGTGACTGAATTGACCTCCCAGACCATGACCCCCTGCTCTTTGGTTACTGCTAGTTGCTGTTGAAAGGACGACAAACTTGCATTGCTTCTTATCAGGGAGAGACCCTTGCATGACACAGCTCATTTGCAGCCAGCAAAACGAGGtttgttttctctaaaaaaCAACCTCAGTCCTTTGagatctctctttctctccctctgcatGTGTTCTAGTGTAATGGTCAATGCAATGCAGACAATGACATCATGCTCACTTTCCACCACCCGCTTGATTTTCCACACTATGCAGAGTCACCCCCTCAAATCCTCTCAGGCCTCCTAACTTCTCAGCCTTGCAACTCAAATTAGCTCACTAAGGCACAGCTGACCTCAACGTTCTACAAAAACATTCCGAAACAAGATCTCTGCTCAAGTCCAGACTCTTAACGAATGGCCCATGGGAACAGAAGCGCACACCAGACTCGTAGAAGATCTATGGTAGACCCACATCTTCCAGCTCTCAGCTTGACGCATCATCTAGAGAGTAACACACCTTCAACATCTATTAACTACAGCTACCTCTGAGCAACCGAAGGGCTCATACACCAGGGTGGGTGAAAACCTGAAGCTCCAAGAAATATTTGAGGCAGATATACTTCTGCAGCAAGCAcaggggctcaggggggatgGCTGTTCTTGTACACGACAGCAACTGTTCCTTCTCAGTCCCAAGCAGTTTGAACAGTAGAGCAGCACATACATCTTCCTTGTATTTCTCTTTAACCTTTCAGGAAATATGCCGGGGGGAGGCCAGTTAGTACTGAAAACTTCCAACTGGAATGTGAGCTTCTGGATTTCCTAGGCCAAGGAAGACGCAGGCACAAGGCACTTTGCAAGTCCTTTTTCATTCTCTATCTCTAAGAGCAATTACTCAGAGATCCTAGCTGTCTTTGAGCGCTGATTCAAGGAGTCAGCTGTTGAAAGGCAACTTCCCCCAAGCAATCTCCTGACAAAATGCAGGTGGCATACAgcatctccctcctgcaggcaccAACATCCATCCCCATTCACACAGGCTCCTGACAGATTCCCTCTGTGCAACTCAGCCATCTGGGAGATGAGTATAGAAGGGTGCAAACAAAgttttgccccccccccccccccaaaaaaaaaaaagtggaaagagTGAGATCTCTAGAAAAGGAGTTTGAGAAATCCAGCTTCACCCATGTGAGGTAATGACAACACCGTGGGAAAGCAGCACGAGCTAAGCCCACACATGCAGTGAAATAACTCGCACGCTAAAAATctgggaaagagggaaaaaaaataatatctgcgAAAGTTTTGTCTTATCCTGCGGGATGACGGAGGTCCTGGAGGCTTACCATCCCCTCCCACTAGATGGCAAGAGTCCCCCTCCTACCAGCAGAGCCCCTGCACACACTGACCTTGTGTCCAGGGGGTCAAGAGCCAGAGGGGGGACTTCTTGCCCTGAAGGGCACTGAGCAGATAGAATTGGCCTCCCATCCCGTCTGCCAGGGTTTATTTTGCTGCGATTGAGAAAGCTATGtccaagagaaaggaagaagaggggagGAATTGGAAGAGAATTAAGCCGTTTGGTTATAAAAGGGGGAGGATGCTCAAGAACACAGCATACCGGTCTCCATTACGCCCAGGCAAATGCAGCAAATCCCTCTTCATCCTTAAAAGGCATTATGGAAACATCTGTTTTAACATCTTTTGTGCTGATTCACTGTGACAGGCCAAAGAACATGTCCTAACAAGGACAGTCTCTGCTAGTGGTTCTGTTCTTACGCAGAAACTTGAACAATTAGTTCAAGGACAGAGACTCCAGTTGCTGAATTTGCAAGAGGGCTCGCTGCAAGGCCAGGACGTGGGATGCAGGAGTGAGGAACAGTAGCAGGAGGGAACTGCTACGTAGGAGATGCACTACACACTCTTTTGTTAACACCCTTCACATCTACGTGATCAGCTAGGAGCTAAGAACTCTCAGCTTCCATGGCAGGTGATACCCTAAGAGTTACCTGAGGTTACTGCCTTCTGCTATTTACTCCTGCCTGCCAAAATTTGGCCATGGCAACCTAGAGAGCCCGCCTAATGGGGAAAATACTGGCACTTTTGGAATCTTGTTTGCAAGTCACCACTGGAGTTATCAGCTGAAGAGAAATGCTGGTAAAGTGCCATGCATATGAGACCTAGGAATAGAAAACATCTGTAGGTTCAaatcctgccctgctctgcacaTTACTTGTAGCAGGAAATGTAGAGCTAGTAACTTCCAGGACCCTGGAAAGCATTTGGAGTTCGAGAAAACCTGGACATCACATTTGTGCCTTCAGTGCATTTGTCTGTTGCCTGGTACAAGTGTGCTGAGCGCTCCCTTTTGAAGATCAGGGCTCTAAAAAGTATCTCCAGCAACACATATCACTCACCATCTAGGAAGACGCCGTGAACCCAATCCCAAACAATTTCCCAGCACCACCGCCGACAAATCCAAAGACCTTGGAGCACAAGCAGGCGAGAAAGTCATTGTCGTTCTCCCATTCTTTAAACAAAGGGAGGGTGACCTGAAAAACAACTGTCAGGACCAGGTCCCCTGAACactacacacacagaggcaggtGCCCAGGGAGAGGGACACAGCAAGCCCTCACCAGGCTCATTTCAGCTTTCAATGAGCTTCATGCATTATTTAGTAGCAACAATGGCAAAAACAATAGGACAAGTAAGAACAAGGTGCCCCCGATCAGGCATGCCACCGAGTCACTGTTCTTGACTGTCCATCCCCTTCGCTAAGTGCTGCGGAGACAGAAAAACCTTTTGTTTCCACAAGCTGCAGGGTTGCCTCCTTCGGGCTGGTGTTCCTGGAGAAGCCAcgttcttcctcccttccccaccctctCCATCATACATTGCCCTTCTCATGGGTATACCTTTGTCTCCCAACCACTTCTTCCATTAGGGGCCACGTTTGGCCTTATTTGCTTTGGACATTTtccacacacaaacacacaacaacaaaaagaagagTGATACATTTAAAAGGCCATAAAGCCAGAAGCTTCAGTATCATTCACCTGTCCATTCCAGGTCACTGGGACAGGTCAAAGAGCAGCGCCCTCGCCTCCcctctgtgcttttctgcatGCCTTACCTGCCCTTAATGGACCCAGAGAAAGGACAAGGTGAAtaggagaagcagaagaaagaaaataaggcaTGTTAAtgcagaaacaaacacaaacagatAAACATTACCATTGTGACCTGGGAATCTGAGCTCAGAAACATGCACTGAGTGAAAACAGGTATTGCTAAGTCTCTTGAAGGAATCACGTTTCTCCTGGTGTTGTTGCTTCGTGTAGTCTCTTTGGAGCACGCTCATCCAGGGGTGAGATGGAAagatttcctatttttttcccctccccattcATCTGGAGCTACAAAAAGAGCTGCAAGAATAATATGGCTTTAGTCTCCTCCTCAGGAGATGTCACaaacttcttcctcctcttccagaaCCCCTGCCCCATCGTGCAAAcccctgggcagaggggaaaaggagggggaataaaattaaacaaaataaaaacccaccacacacacattctAATTATTGGGATGCTACAGCCAGGTTTTGAAAGAAGCTAAGAGCTGAATTTGCAAACACTTGCCACAGGATAGTTCAAACACCAAAAAGCCCAGCAAGTCTTATATATCCAGGCGTTTAAGTTTGGCACTTAGCtgattgcttttgaaaatgcctTGTGGGCTCTTAAAGCAATTAAAGGCACCCGCGCATCTGTCAGCCTTGATATAGCAAACACTAACACACCATGAACTCACACAAAGCCCACGCAGGATGGGCCTCACGCGGTCGACGCGCTGAAATCTTGCACCGCATTAGGCAGAAGGACGGTGCGTGGCTCCAGCTCCCCCCCGGCACTGGGCTGCCAAAGCCTGGTTACCCGTTAATCCGCAGCACCCCAGGGAAGGTACCCGTGACGAGCAGACCGTTACCAGTCCCAATCCTACCCCACAGGCCATCCCACTGGCCTCACAGACACACCAGCAGCGAGACTATGGGAGCAGAGTGATCCGCAGGGTGCTCCAGTTGCTTCCTTGCACAGACACACTCTCTGATCACGCTACAAGCCTGTACATACATAAAAAGTCAGACCAACGTGCTCAGCACTATTTTGTTGCCCTACACCACCCTGATGGTCAGGCTGGTACTCAAAGCTGGGTTTTAATGTCCTTTCttctaaaacacattttcccagGACAAAAACCTGCCTCTCCTCCATGCCCCAAACCCAAGCACGTTCCAGTTGCAGCTTAAAATCACCTcctgaaaaagaagcagaaaccaGAGATTCCAAGCCATCGGTGCTCTACTCTTTCCAAAGGTACAGACCAAGGATAACCAGTCTTTTGAGATCCACAGCCTAAGAATCTGCTGAAATTCTTCTCAACACACACTCACTCCTCTCCAAGCCACAGCAATCCACCTCAGGACTGCTGCTCAATCCATCCAAAGCCAGCAGCCAGTTTTAGGCTCAGTTTTACCACACTACGAACCACTGCACACATTGCTCCCCTCCACAGAGGGACCTAGTGCACCTTCCCTAGGGGGTCTACAGCAATGGAAGCACAATCGCACCCCTTCTCCAACAAGGCCAAAAGCTTTGAAGCTGGAATACCATGGACAAGCAGCGACATGTGTAAAGAGCACGAGACCAGAGTACAACACCATCCATTCCAACCTTGGACCGATGCTGTCCCAGCCCTTACAGGCTCTTGCTCCTAATGAGTATGATGGCTCTCTCCTGTGCAACTttagaaaatttaatttaactCAGCTGTCTCTCCAGGTGCCCCCTATACCTGCGTGAGATCAAAGGGCTTAACTCCCAGCTTGCTGGCAGTAAACAGGGTCCCAGTGCTGTTTTCCCAGTGTACTCAGCCCCTTGAAGCTCACTGTACTCCTGCCAGGGTGTGAGGCTCTGTGATCACAAGATGGAACAGCTGAGAGTCAGTTTAAAGAAACTCAGCTCATTCCCCTCAAATCTTTCAGTTACCATCACAACCGTAAAGACATAATGCAGCAGAAAACCTgcataaagaaatacaaatccaAGAAACAACTGGGGGAAAAgagtttattttgaagtaaaaaaaaaaacccaaaaaaaaccccaagctgtAAAAGTGATGCTCAGTGACTGGCATTACCATGACAAATTGACCCTTCTGCACAGGGAGGGGCAGCTGAACATCTAATGGTATTTCTTAAAGACCTTAAAGAATTTAGGAAAGCAGATTAAGAGCCAGCTGGTTTTAGTTTTGAAGATAGTGTCgtccccacccccacacccacaccccacacacccccccgccTCATTCTGAAGCACCCTGACACCTGCTTACCTTATCAACCAGTTTACCACCTGATATCTgaataagggggaaaaatacagatataaaaCAGGCCTCTGTGCCCTATTTTGCATGAATGAAGAAAACTTGTTTGTTTCTAGGCCTTAGACTTGTTTGAATCTGTTTTATCATGCACTGcttagatttttaaatgaacagtaGCTATTCCCACAACCAATATCTGCTGGCAGTATGTTTTTACCATTACAGGAGGAAATTGTGtattggattatttttattctgcccTTCCTGAACCAAATCACTAGAAAAAGCAGGACAATACTGCTAGGATCCTGGAGCAGAAAATAAGTGAagggcaaaataaaaaaaaaaaagaaaaaataaaaaagtgtaCACTGCAGAGCCATCACTGGTATGTGGGAAGCTTCCTGCCCATTCATGTCCCATTTTCCTGATCACTTTCTCACCACCATTCATCATATCTTTCTTCACATTCCAAACACTCCTGCTTCATATCTTCATTCCCCAGTGCGGAAACCCTAAAGCAGGCACACGATGCTTTACGTAAGTGCAAGACCAATCTGTCTCCATTACCCCAGTGCTGTACCTGTCCCTAGTGCATGCACCaagcttcccagctgcagcttgcTCTACCAAAATCTTCTTAAGCTCTGGGGCCCACAAAACACATACTTCACTGTGCACAGTCCCAGGTTGTCCATCCTACAAGATAAGAAAGCAACGTCGAAACCCTGCAGTTGGTTCAAGCATGACATATTATATAACTTTAGACAattgtttttccatttaaaaatgtttatactGCCTTAGTTAAGGCCAGAATAGGATTTTTTCCCatgacatttaataaaaatgagcTTCTAATTCTATTAAAGAATCAATTTTAAAGTTATAtattaagatattttattttttgcattctcTTACATGTTCAGAACtttgctaagaagaaaatgatgcAGCATCTAAAACAAAATTCTATTTCAGGTCTGAAACGTTGTTCTTTCAACTTAATACTTTTATGATTTTCCTAAGTTTTTTTATTGGCATTTTTTAGATtgggttgggtgggtttttttttttgcttgctgcaTCTGAGACAGTATCTCTTCTGTTAAGGGATGCTTGGTATCTGCCTGGATTTTGCAAAGTCACACACTGATACTTCCTCTCCACTTTACCACTGACATCAGCCCTTGTCCAAAGGGGGCTGCTTTATCTAAGCACTCAATTAGAAGCTCTGTACACTAGTTTTAGGCATCTCAGGAACAGGAAGTACAGGCTCTGTAACAATTGGCAGTGTCAGTTTTCTGATAATTCTTATCAGCCTACAAGTGCAACAAGTTTGTGCCACAGTTTCAGACATCAGAAGTGAGAAGTCTATTATCTAAGCGTTCGCTCAGATGGTGCtcaaaaaatagcaaaacacaaaacagaccCTGAGCTGAAGTGCTTAGATTTGCCAggcacaaaaaaatcctttataaGGGGAAGACCCTGTTTGTTATTTCTGAACATTCAGTTAAAGATTCCGCTGCTGTTTCAGAATTCCACCAGATACACAGTTAATTCTCATGACTGCAACACAGCCATCTACCAGACACTGGGTGGAAGGAGCAGGAAATTTAGCACCTAAGTTTAGCTGCAGTTCAGCAGATCAAGCCTGAATTTCCTattcaaaggcaaaagcaaGCATATCAAAAGAAGACAATAAAACAATTCAAAGTATCTGGAGTTTTAGATGAACAAACTGCACCTCAAGCACGACAAAAAAACCAGGTATCAGCTTGTCTAGCTCTCCAATAATGGAAACAGCATCCAGTTTTCCAGCATATTCACACCTActagaagagaagaaagtttTGCCAGTTGGATACAAACAGCGAGAACAGAAGTGATAATGTGCAATAAAATATCCATACACCAAAAGTTCATATAAATCCCACTTTTAATCATGGACAAATTTACTTTCaagtaaaaataacagttttaaataaaatataaattaacaaATCAGAGTACtcaaaaggcaaacaaaaaaaaagacactgtgCATGTCTACTCTAGCAGAAACAAGAACCTAGGCATATTCCAGTTCTCTTCACCCTACTGGAATTTCAGGGAGATCTCTGAATGattatgaaacagaaataaaggatTAAAAAGTAGTGACTTGTGCCACTATGAGGCTATAGCTTCCAAGACAAAAGGGGAAACTGtcacaaataaaaacaaaactgatttaagCCATTTTGTGGAAGCACAGCATTGGGTGCAATaggtttttcttctccattagAGTACTTATTCCAGAATATAAAATCAGATAAGCTGTcctaaaagtttttttttcttactgcttttgaaaaccctgcacttccttttctttgactGAGGAGACTCAGAATTGAGAAGTCAAGTGATATCAATCCTGgaatctggaaaagaaaataaaaacagtccTCATTCATCCTAGCTAACAGTATTTCACAGTCTCACCCGAAGGATGAGAACTCACACTCATTCCCTTACCATACATAGCTTAAGTTGCTGATACTCATTTACTGGTGACGAGCCTTTGCTCGTCCCATGACACAAAAGtgcaatattaaaaacaaactaataATTTTTGGCAGATATCGTCTAACGAGACTAAGCCAAATTGACCCCATTTTCCCATATTTCCAAAGCCTAGCTGTATTACACACCCTGGGCAATCTGCTTCTTCAATGGTTTAAAGGGACAAAAAGGAGGAACCCTGAGGCAAAAATGGCTTTTTGCGTAGCAAGTCCAACAAAAGCTCTCCATCACAGCATCTCATCAGGGTCCTGCAATCTTCTGTGGTGGGAGGCCTTCCTCAATCCATAGGGAAGTAGACGAGCTGTTACGCAACATTCGCCTGTGGATCCGTCTGAGCCTTAGCAGGTAGAGCAGGATGGAGAGCAGCACAATCaggaaacagacaaaaaacaaaTAGTGATTGTAAACAAAGGAGAAGCTCCTCCAGTGGGAGTGACTTCCACGGAAGTTTTCTTGCTGGATGTCTCTGAAAAGAATCAAAGGGACAACAGACATAAGTTGCAAACCTAACTTTGCCTCAGAGCCCATTATAGTAGAACAGTCTTTATCAAGCATTACTTGAGCTGCCTGAAATATGTACTGAGATTATATATGATGCTCTAGAAGCAACATCTTGTCTCCCCCTATCTGTCAGCTGCTTTGCCATCACTGTACTTCTTCCCTTCGCAGAACTTCCATACCTTCCACCCAACTGCTCCTTCCAGACATGTGAGAAAACAACTGGTACCTTAAAGGTAAAAACCGTGTTCGGTAAAGTATGGCTCCCAAGGTCCATTGCACCTCTTTATCATAaacctgcagagctgttttcaaATTGCTGTAACtcacaggaaaagagaagccaCTGTGAAATACTTCATACATCCAGGCAGACTTAAAACACTGGTACCTACAGAAAGAGTGGCATAAGGTCAGGCCAGCAGTTACAGTGTTCCAGAGGACTGGGGAGCACAATTAAGACACAATTATCAGTACTTTCTTTATGGCTGATGCAATATTTAAGGTTATATTCACGCTTTCAATGATTTAATTGAATGGTCATTTGGACATGACCTCAAGCTCTCCCTGGCAACTCTGCATGAATGAATTTGCTGTACAAACACAAATACTTACTTCAATCTGTGGAGATCAGCATGTGATGCATAAAGACCACGGTCAAAACGTTCCCGTAGGACAGACCACTTAGTGGCACAATAatccttcaagaaaaaaaaaaaacaaaaacaaaaaaacacaacaaaagacAGACTTCAACACTGCTTCTgccttgagaagaaaaaaatgccagtaaAGAAGATGCTCTGTAAATACCAAAAGCTAGAAAACTCAAAAGTAACAGCTTCCCTTGTACTGCTAGTAAGTCAGATCACAAATTTCACAGTATCTTCTGTAACATTTTGATCCATACTTGGCATTTGTGGTTGAATTAATATTCAGTAGCACTTAAAACTCTTTGGTCACATACTCTGAGATGAAGACCAAGACAACTGATTTTTAGGGCATTGACAAAGCAGGTCATACTCTTCTACTTCAGGAGAAGTAGCCTTACTTTAAAATGTCCCCAACAGATCCCTGCTAAGAATAACACCTGGGAAACTGGTACAAAATGTAGCAAGAGGAAAAGGATCTTTTTTCTAACAAGAACCAAGACATTCCTAAGAAGCAGCAAGGGGTGGAAGCAGCATGGATTTCCCCATTATCAGTAATTCTGCTGGAACTTGACTACCGTGAGTCCCATTCCCTCTACAGTCAATTTTACTACTGTGCCTTAAAACAATTATCCTAAAAGTAAACCTACTGCGGAAAAGAGAAGCCCTGTAACAGTTCATTGCAGGGTAGAAGGATGTTGGCCCTTTGAAGGAGGAGTTTTCTTGCAAGACTCTCAGAATAAAACACGCTTCTAGAGAGTAGCTATTTTGAATTGCAAAAACTTTATCTCAAAAAGACTTTACCTTTGCGGCTTTAGTAAATTTAGCAGCATTGTAATCTCCTCCCATGCGTAACACGTCCTCGGTGCAGTAGTAGAACTCTGAGAAACCATAGAATTCACTGTTCTGAAAGTGCACAGCAGGCTGATAGACACCATTAAGAGATGTCTGCGTTTCATTAGTCTTATTCATGAACGGTTGAATAATTTCACGACACAAATTGAAGTCTCCTGTTCCCCGCAAATACATTATCTGTCCGTTCTGCTGGATCTCATCCTGAGCATCCAGGGGCAGGCAAGGATCAAGGTAGGGTGAATCAGAAGTCATTCCAGTCTGTTTGCCCAGCAGCCTGTATAAAAGAGGAAGCACAGTAACAACTGCATATCAGAAACATCAAGCTCTGAGATAGGACAGCATCAAAGCAAAGCATCCTCATTTAAAGAAACTTCAGCATTGCACGCAGCATGCTGTAAAAATCAAGTTTTATGTCAGGACACTATTAAATATATTCAAGTTAGGGGGTTACTGAGCTCAGTGATGCACAGAAGCCATATCCCCAAGTGACCACAGCCAGCTACCTGTTTTTCAGCACTGTACTGGTAAATAGACTGTCTTCATATCTCTGGCGTGCTGCGTTTCCTCCAAAGCCAAGGAACGTTGCAACGTAGACTCTGTACACATGCTCGGTTTGATGAGCATCGCAGCCTAAATTGAATTCTGCAAGTAAGTTTTTGGCTACTTCTTCCTGTAGGTACACAAGCACCAAGATTAAAAGATGAGTTCTTTGGACAACTGGACTCCCTTGACGTCTTTAAGCTTCACCCCTTACtcatctattttccttttcacaagGTCCACATTGCCTTCCACTTCATAGGGAGAACAAACCATATTGATTGCAGAGAACTGCATTATCACTACCGATACTCAAGGAACTGCAAAGGCCAGGAACTGCTGCTCTGGACCCTGAACTATCTTCCAC is a genomic window containing:
- the ENTPD4 gene encoding ectonucleoside triphosphate diphosphohydrolase 4 isoform X3, whose product is MCLVSLRISISCLLPASWHFSISPVGCPRILNTTLRQIVVIGILAAAVSLLYYSLVVIRNKYGRAYRDKRFHRYLARVTDTEATDTNNPNLNYGIVVDCGSSGSRIFVYCWPRHNGNPHDLLDIKQMRDKNRKPVVMKIKPGISEFASSPEKVSDYISPLLSFAAQHVPRAKHKETPLYILCTAGMRILPESQQKAILEDLLTDIPVHFDFLFSDSHAEVISGKQEGVYAWIGINFVLGRFEHTDDEDEAIVEVHVPGSENKEAIFRKRTVGILDMGGVSTQIAYEVPKTEEVAKNLLAEFNLGCDAHQTEHVYRVYVATFLGFGGNAARQRYEDSLFTSTVLKNRLLGKQTGMTSDSPYLDPCLPLDAQDEIQQNGQIMYLRGTGDFNLCREIIQPFMNKTNETQTSLNGVYQPAVHFQNSEFYGFSEFYYCTEDVLRMGGDYNAAKFTKAAKDYCATKWSVLRERFDRGLYASHADLHRLKYQCFKSAWMYEVFHSGFSFPVSYSNLKTALQVYDKEVQWTLGAILYRTRFLPLRDIQQENFRGSHSHWRSFSFVYNHYLFFVCFLIVLLSILLYLLRLRRIHRRMLRNSSSTSLWIEEGLPPQKIAGP
- the ENTPD4 gene encoding ectonucleoside triphosphate diphosphohydrolase 4 isoform X4 encodes the protein MGRISISCLLPASWHFSISPVGCPRILNTTLRQIVVIGILAAAVSLLYYSLVVIRNKYGRAYRDKRFHRYLARVTDTEATDTNNPNLNYGIVVDCGSSGSRIFVYCWPRHNGNPHDLLDIKQMRDKNRKPVVMKIKPGISEFASSPEKVSDYISPLLSFAAQHVPRAKHKETPLYILCTAGMRILPESQQKAILEDLLTDIPVHFDFLFSDSHAEVISGKQEGVYAWIGINFVLGRFEHTDDEDEAIVEVHVPGSENKEAIFRKRTVGILDMGGVSTQIAYEVPKTEEVAKNLLAEFNLGCDAHQTEHVYRVYVATFLGFGGNAARQRYEDSLFTSTVLKNRLLGKQTGMTSDSPYLDPCLPLDAQDEIQQNGQIMYLRGTGDFNLCREIIQPFMNKTNETQTSLNGVYQPAVHFQNSEFYGFSEFYYCTEDVLRMGGDYNAAKFTKAAKDYCATKWSVLRERFDRGLYASHADLHRLKYQCFKSAWMYEVFHSGFSFPVSYSNLKTALQVYDKEVQWTLGAILYRTRFLPLRDIQQENFRGSHSHWRSFSFVYNHYLFFVCFLIVLLSILLYLLRLRRIHRRMLRNSSSTSLWIEEGLPPQKIAGP
- the ENTPD4 gene encoding ectonucleoside triphosphate diphosphohydrolase 4 isoform X5, with the translated sequence MFEHQLVFLSAGHNPKWGGSASPVCFLLLGTSASLRYLARVTDTEATDTNNPNLNYGIVVDCGSSGSRIFVYCWPRHNGNPHDLLDIKQMRDKNRKPVVMKIKPGISEFASSPEKVSDYISPLLSFAAQHVPRAKHKETPLYILCTAGMRILPESQQKAILEDLLTDIPVHFDFLFSDSHAEVISGKQEGVYAWIGINFVLGRFEHTDDEDEAIVEVHVPGSENKEAIFRKRTVGILDMGGVSTQIAYEVPKTVSFASSQQEEVAKNLLAEFNLGCDAHQTEHVYRVYVATFLGFGGNAARQRYEDSLFTSTVLKNRLLGKQTGMTSDSPYLDPCLPLDAQDEIQQNGQIMYLRGTGDFNLCREIIQPFMNKTNETQTSLNGVYQPAVHFQNSEFYGFSEFYYCTEDVLRMGGDYNAAKFTKAAKDYCATKWSVLRERFDRGLYASHADLHRLKYQCFKSAWMYEVFHSGFSFPVSYSNLKTALQVYDKEVQWTLGAILYRTRFLPLRDIQQENFRGSHSHWRSFSFVYNHYLFFVCFLIVLLSILLYLLRLRRIHRRMLRNSSSTSLWIEEGLPPQKIAGP
- the ENTPD4 gene encoding ectonucleoside triphosphate diphosphohydrolase 4 isoform X2 is translated as MGRISISCLLPASWHFSISPVGCPRILNTTLRQIVVIGILAAAVSLLYYSLVVIRNKYGRAYRDKRFHRYLARVTDTEATDTNNPNLNYGIVVDCGSSGSRIFVYCWPRHNGNPHDLLDIKQMRDKNRKPVVMKIKPGISEFASSPEKVSDYISPLLSFAAQHVPRAKHKETPLYILCTAGMRILPESQQKAILEDLLTDIPVHFDFLFSDSHAEVISGKQEGVYAWIGINFVLGRFEHTDDEDEAIVEVHVPGSENKEAIFRKRTVGILDMGGVSTQIAYEVPKTVSFASSQQEEVAKNLLAEFNLGCDAHQTEHVYRVYVATFLGFGGNAARQRYEDSLFTSTVLKNRLLGKQTGMTSDSPYLDPCLPLDAQDEIQQNGQIMYLRGTGDFNLCREIIQPFMNKTNETQTSLNGVYQPAVHFQNSEFYGFSEFYYCTEDVLRMGGDYNAAKFTKAAKDYCATKWSVLRERFDRGLYASHADLHRLKYQCFKSAWMYEVFHSGFSFPVSYSNLKTALQVYDKEVQWTLGAILYRTRFLPLRDIQQENFRGSHSHWRSFSFVYNHYLFFVCFLIVLLSILLYLLRLRRIHRRMLRNSSSTSLWIEEGLPPQKIAGP
- the ENTPD4 gene encoding ectonucleoside triphosphate diphosphohydrolase 4 isoform X1, whose protein sequence is MCLVSLRISISCLLPASWHFSISPVGCPRILNTTLRQIVVIGILAAAVSLLYYSLVVIRNKYGRAYRDKRFHRYLARVTDTEATDTNNPNLNYGIVVDCGSSGSRIFVYCWPRHNGNPHDLLDIKQMRDKNRKPVVMKIKPGISEFASSPEKVSDYISPLLSFAAQHVPRAKHKETPLYILCTAGMRILPESQQKAILEDLLTDIPVHFDFLFSDSHAEVISGKQEGVYAWIGINFVLGRFEHTDDEDEAIVEVHVPGSENKEAIFRKRTVGILDMGGVSTQIAYEVPKTVSFASSQQEEVAKNLLAEFNLGCDAHQTEHVYRVYVATFLGFGGNAARQRYEDSLFTSTVLKNRLLGKQTGMTSDSPYLDPCLPLDAQDEIQQNGQIMYLRGTGDFNLCREIIQPFMNKTNETQTSLNGVYQPAVHFQNSEFYGFSEFYYCTEDVLRMGGDYNAAKFTKAAKDYCATKWSVLRERFDRGLYASHADLHRLKYQCFKSAWMYEVFHSGFSFPVSYSNLKTALQVYDKEVQWTLGAILYRTRFLPLRDIQQENFRGSHSHWRSFSFVYNHYLFFVCFLIVLLSILLYLLRLRRIHRRMLRNSSSTSLWIEEGLPPQKIAGP
- the ENTPD4 gene encoding ectonucleoside triphosphate diphosphohydrolase 4 isoform X7; amino-acid sequence: MRDKNRKPVVMKIKPGISEFASSPEKVSDYISPLLSFAAQHVPRAKHKETPLYILCTAGMRILPESQQKAILEDLLTDIPVHFDFLFSDSHAEVISGKQEGVYAWIGINFVLGRFEHTDDEDEAIVEVHVPGSENKEAIFRKRTVGILDMGGVSTQIAYEVPKTVSFASSQQEEVAKNLLAEFNLGCDAHQTEHVYRVYVATFLGFGGNAARQRYEDSLFTSTVLKNRLLGKQTGMTSDSPYLDPCLPLDAQDEIQQNGQIMYLRGTGDFNLCREIIQPFMNKTNETQTSLNGVYQPAVHFQNSEFYGFSEFYYCTEDVLRMGGDYNAAKFTKAAKDYCATKWSVLRERFDRGLYASHADLHRLKYQCFKSAWMYEVFHSGFSFPVSYSNLKTALQVYDKEVQWTLGAILYRTRFLPLRDIQQENFRGSHSHWRSFSFVYNHYLFFVCFLIVLLSILLYLLRLRRIHRRMLRNSSSTSLWIEEGLPPQKIAGP